One window of the Oscillospiraceae bacterium genome contains the following:
- a CDS encoding phospho-N-acetylmuramoyl-pentapeptide-transferase: protein MLNIVISALISFAVTAAAGPFIIPLLRRLKFGQSIKDIGPAWHKNKNGTPTMGGLMFIAGAIVAVGVTAFSWASQKDFRVIATVTACLIFGLIGFVDDFIKVVKKRNLGLTALQKLILQVLTATAYIVYLASNGYISTKLQIPFFENGIELSWFYYIISVIVIVFVVNAVNLTDGVDGLAASVTLAPMVCFCAIALDMNAVGISSAAAAVLGGCAGFLIYNFNPAKVFMGDTGSLFLGGAVALVPFALNKPLLVIIVAIVFICEALSVVIQVLVFKLTKKRVFKMSPIHHHFEMCGWKETKIVYVFTAISCVFAVIGYILF from the coding sequence ATGTTAAATATAGTAATATCAGCGTTAATATCTTTTGCTGTAACAGCGGCAGCGGGACCTTTTATAATTCCCTTGCTTCGCAGACTGAAATTCGGACAGAGCATTAAGGACATAGGACCTGCATGGCATAAAAACAAAAACGGCACACCTACAATGGGCGGACTTATGTTTATTGCGGGAGCTATTGTTGCTGTTGGTGTAACAGCGTTCAGCTGGGCATCACAAAAGGATTTCAGAGTGATTGCTACTGTAACTGCCTGTCTTATTTTCGGCTTGATAGGCTTTGTTGACGATTTTATAAAGGTTGTCAAGAAAAGAAACTTAGGCTTGACAGCATTACAAAAGCTGATATTACAGGTTTTGACGGCAACAGCATATATTGTGTATCTTGCCTCAAACGGATATATTTCTACTAAGCTTCAGATTCCTTTTTTTGAAAACGGCATAGAGCTAAGTTGGTTTTATTATATTATTTCTGTTATAGTAATAGTCTTTGTTGTAAATGCAGTCAATCTCACTGACGGTGTAGACGGTCTTGCGGCATCTGTTACTTTAGCGCCTATGGTATGCTTTTGCGCAATAGCACTTGATATGAATGCTGTGGGAATATCCTCTGCGGCGGCGGCTGTGTTGGGCGGTTGTGCAGGCTTTCTGATTTACAATTTCAATCCTGCAAAGGTCTTTATGGGCGATACAGGCTCCCTATTTTTAGGCGGTGCGGTAGCTCTTGTTCCCTTTGCACTTAATAAACCTTTGCTTGTAATTATTGTTGCAATTGTCTTTATTTGCGAGGCTTTATCTGTTGTTATACAGGTTCTTGTATTTAAGCTTACTAAGAAAAGAGTTTTCAAAATGAGCCCTATACATCATCATTTTGAGATGTGCGGCTGGAAGGAAACCAAAATCGTTTATGTGTTTACGGCAATCAGCTGTGTATTTGCTGTAATAGGATATATTTTATTTTAA
- the murG gene encoding undecaprenyldiphospho-muramoylpentapeptide beta-N-acetylglucosaminyltransferase: MGVIIIKVLISGGGTAGHINPALSIANEIKRKNPNAKIMFVGTKRGLESTLVPQEGYPIKFIDVSGFLRSLSLKNIKIAFKALKAKSDAKKIIKEFSPDFAIGTGGYVSGPLLSAAQKMGIKTFIHEQNAYWGVTTRLLAKKADKIFVSFEPNEEQKKQYGDRLVVTGNPIRNDILSLDKSSSRRVLGIDERPFVVSFGGSLGAKRINDAALGMLEESKKDSRFIHLHATGKRDKEYMKQELKKRGLGFTSSGDIRVIEYIHDMPRVLAAADLVICRAGAITLAELAAIGKPAIIIPSPNVSENHQYKNAKVFADKDAAVLIEDKDLTAELLYTTVKEIISQNRLEQMSSNMLKFKKENAVSDIVSSIFKEI, encoded by the coding sequence TTGGGGGTAATTATCATAAAGGTATTGATATCGGGCGGCGGCACAGCGGGACATATAAATCCTGCTCTGTCAATAGCCAATGAAATAAAAAGAAAAAATCCTAATGCAAAAATTATGTTTGTGGGAACAAAAAGAGGTCTTGAATCGACCCTTGTTCCTCAAGAGGGATATCCTATAAAATTTATTGATGTTTCGGGATTTTTGCGCTCACTTTCCCTTAAAAATATTAAAATTGCATTCAAAGCTTTAAAGGCAAAAAGCGACGCTAAAAAAATAATAAAAGAATTTTCTCCCGATTTTGCAATAGGTACTGGCGGTTACGTTTCAGGACCCTTACTCAGTGCGGCTCAAAAAATGGGTATAAAAACCTTTATTCACGAACAAAATGCGTATTGGGGCGTAACGACACGGCTTCTTGCAAAAAAAGCGGACAAAATATTTGTAAGCTTTGAGCCTAATGAAGAACAGAAAAAGCAATATGGGGACAGATTGGTAGTTACAGGTAATCCCATAAGAAACGATATTTTAAGCCTTGATAAATCTTCATCAAGAAGAGTGCTTGGAATAGATGAAAGGCCTTTTGTAGTATCCTTTGGGGGTAGCTTAGGCGCAAAAAGAATAAACGATGCCGCTTTAGGTATGCTTGAAGAGTCAAAGAAAGACTCAAGGTTTATACATCTTCACGCCACAGGAAAACGTGATAAGGAGTATATGAAGCAGGAGCTTAAAAAAAGAGGGCTTGGCTTTACCTCTTCGGGAGATATAAGAGTTATCGAATATATACACGATATGCCAAGAGTTCTTGCGGCGGCAGATTTGGTTATATGCAGAGCAGGTGCAATAACTCTTGCAGAGCTTGCGGCAATAGGAAAGCCTGCAATTATAATTCCTTCTCCCAATGTATCTGAAAATCATCAGTATAAAAATGCAAAGGTTTTTGCAGATAAGGATGCCGCTGTTTTAATTGAAGATAAGGATTTGACAGCAGAGCTTTTATACACTACTGTAAAAGAAATCATTTCACAAAACAGGCTTGAGCAAATGTCTTCCAATATGCTCAAATTCAAAAAAGAAAATGCTGTTTCTGATATAGTGTCAAGCATTTTCAAAGAAATATAG
- a CDS encoding UDP-N-acetylmuramoyl-tripeptide--D-alanyl-D-alanine ligase, with translation MEIITTGDIAKSCSGEIVFGREDTTVSNVCIDSRKAKEGSLFIAIQGQKADGHDFCQQVAQSGATAVLVEKDIEDCGITVIKVSSTLLALQSLAESYRKKFAVPVIAVTGSVGKTTTKELCALVMNQKYKTLKNEGNLNSTIGMPLSVFDLDSSFEAAIFEMGMSGLGEIAAMSHIAKPDVGVITNIGVSHIEKLGSVENILKAKLEIENGMYADGVLVINGDDKKLWEARNKFVHMYISYGIDNSECDVRANNIKIYNDRTEFDIIYKQNTINCCIRAVGLHYVYNCLAATAAGSALGLSLQEAASGISLFKTVGQRQNIIKKENFTIIEDCYNASPDSMKAALDVLRTLEGNKKIAVLGDILELGKSAPILHEKVGKSAFGIDTLILYGEYAQSYKKGAMSVGLSQEKIFCFEAAEKQKCIEKIKELSTDGNCVLVKGSRGMKMEELIEGIVGEEG, from the coding sequence TTGGAAATTATTACAACAGGAGATATTGCAAAAAGCTGTTCGGGAGAAATAGTTTTCGGCAGAGAGGATACAACTGTTTCAAACGTTTGTATAGACAGCAGAAAAGCTAAAGAAGGCTCTTTATTTATAGCGATACAGGGGCAAAAGGCTGACGGACATGATTTTTGTCAGCAGGTTGCACAGAGCGGTGCAACGGCAGTGCTTGTGGAAAAGGATATAGAGGATTGCGGAATAACCGTTATAAAGGTGTCCTCTACTCTTTTAGCCTTACAAAGCCTTGCCGAAAGCTATCGCAAGAAATTTGCAGTACCCGTTATAGCGGTAACGGGAAGCGTTGGAAAAACTACAACAAAAGAGCTGTGCGCTCTTGTTATGAATCAAAAATATAAAACTCTTAAAAACGAGGGAAATCTCAACAGTACAATAGGTATGCCCTTATCTGTTTTTGATTTGGACAGCAGCTTTGAGGCTGCAATCTTTGAAATGGGAATGAGCGGCTTGGGAGAAATTGCGGCTATGTCCCATATTGCAAAGCCCGACGTTGGAGTAATAACAAATATAGGTGTTTCCCATATTGAAAAGCTGGGAAGCGTTGAAAATATTTTAAAGGCTAAGCTTGAAATAGAAAACGGAATGTATGCAGACGGAGTTCTTGTTATCAACGGCGACGATAAAAAGCTTTGGGAAGCAAGAAATAAATTCGTGCATATGTATATTTCCTACGGAATTGACAACAGCGAATGTGATGTTCGAGCCAACAATATAAAAATATATAATGACAGGACAGAATTTGACATTATATATAAGCAAAATACTATAAACTGTTGTATACGTGCCGTCGGACTTCACTATGTATACAACTGTCTTGCGGCAACTGCGGCAGGCTCTGCTTTGGGACTATCCTTGCAGGAAGCGGCTTCGGGAATTTCTCTTTTTAAAACTGTAGGACAAAGACAAAATATTATTAAAAAAGAAAATTTTACAATAATTGAGGACTGCTATAATGCAAGCCCTGACAGTATGAAAGCGGCGCTTGACGTTTTAAGAACCTTAGAGGGCAATAAAAAAATAGCGGTGCTGGGAGATATTCTTGAGCTTGGCAAAAGCGCTCCCATTCTTCACGAAAAGGTTGGAAAATCAGCCTTTGGAATTGACACTCTTATTTTATACGGTGAGTATGCTCAAAGCTATAAAAAAGGAGCTATGAGCGTAGGACTGAGTCAAGAAAAGATTTTTTGCTTTGAAGCAGCAGAAAAGCAAAAGTGTATTGAAAAAATTAAAGAGCTATCAACAGACGGCAACTGCGTGCTTGTAAAGGGAAGCCGTGGAATGAAAATGGAAGAGTTAATAGAAGGAATAGTAGGAGAAGAGGGATAA
- the murA gene encoding UDP-N-acetylglucosamine 1-carboxyvinyltransferase yields MPKLLINSGIRLDGTIDVQGAKNSLLPILAASLMGSGKSVIHNCPRLSDTQAATEILEELGCKTDFSNGTVYIDAGDAYKWEIPDNLMRKMRSSIVFLGAILGKFRKAKVSLPGGCELGPRPIDIHIEALRKMGVSVKDEYGYLYCECPKGLKGASIDLRLPSVGATENIMLCACCAEGTTVINNAAREPEIVDLQSFLVKMGAKITGAGTDTIIIEGVKKLNCAEHSVMPDRIVTATYLMCAAATGGRVKLCKTKYTDLSAVLSAMSDAGCRFKLYNDSIELLNAPVPKALNTVRTMPFPGFPTDAQALLCAYLTVATGTSIIVETVFQSRYKYIQELARMGAKIRTEDRLAIIDGVKYLTGSSVEATDLRGGAALVIAGLMAKGTTQIDKIFHIERGYENIEYALSSLGADIKKI; encoded by the coding sequence ATGCCCAAGCTACTTATCAATTCGGGAATAAGGCTTGACGGCACCATAGATGTTCAAGGTGCAAAAAACAGCCTTTTACCTATACTTGCAGCAAGCCTTATGGGAAGCGGAAAATCAGTTATACATAATTGCCCGCGCTTGTCAGATACACAGGCGGCAACTGAAATTCTTGAAGAGTTGGGCTGTAAAACCGACTTTTCAAACGGCACGGTGTATATAGATGCCGGGGACGCTTATAAATGGGAAATACCTGATAACCTTATGAGAAAAATGAGGTCATCTATAGTCTTTTTAGGTGCAATTCTGGGAAAATTCAGAAAGGCTAAGGTAAGCTTACCGGGTGGCTGTGAGCTTGGCCCACGTCCCATAGACATTCATATAGAAGCACTTAGGAAAATGGGTGTCAGTGTAAAGGACGAGTACGGGTATTTATATTGCGAATGTCCCAAAGGGCTTAAGGGTGCAAGCATTGACCTGAGATTGCCCTCGGTGGGAGCAACTGAAAATATTATGCTCTGCGCCTGCTGTGCAGAAGGTACGACTGTAATAAACAATGCGGCAAGAGAGCCTGAAATTGTTGATTTACAAAGCTTTCTTGTTAAAATGGGAGCAAAAATTACAGGCGCAGGAACTGATACAATAATTATAGAGGGTGTAAAAAAGCTTAACTGCGCAGAGCACAGCGTTATGCCTGACAGAATAGTTACAGCTACCTATCTTATGTGCGCCGCCGCAACAGGCGGAAGAGTAAAGCTTTGTAAAACAAAATATACGGACCTTTCGGCAGTGCTTTCTGCGATGTCTGATGCAGGCTGCCGTTTTAAGCTATATAATGACAGTATTGAGCTTTTAAATGCTCCTGTTCCAAAAGCTTTGAATACGGTAAGAACAATGCCTTTTCCGGGCTTTCCCACAGATGCTCAGGCGTTGCTTTGCGCATATTTAACGGTTGCAACGGGAACAAGCATAATAGTTGAAACTGTTTTTCAAAGCCGATATAAGTATATACAGGAGCTTGCAAGAATGGGTGCGAAAATTCGCACAGAGGACAGACTTGCTATAATTGACGGCGTTAAATATCTTACAGGCTCAAGCGTTGAGGCGACCGATTTAAGAGGCGGAGCCGCCCTTGTTATTGCAGGGCTTATGGCTAAAGGAACTACACAGATAGATAAAATTTTTCATATTGAAAGAGGATATGAAAACATAGAATATGCTCTTTCCTCATTGGGAGCAGATATCAAAAAGATTTAG
- a CDS encoding UDP-N-acetylmuramoyl-L-alanyl-D-glutamate--2,6-diaminopimelate ligase produces MLLSKLINGIKYFGEFEDTEISSIVTNSKKVTEGALFVAIEGVSVDGHDFIQEAVQNGAVAAVVTKKCDVSCTQLIVEDTRIAIAKLYANFLNNPVEQLSVSGITGTNGKTTTGYLSQYIMSKSGISAGLIGTVENITGEGKEASNYTTPEPVALQQLFKKMVDTEITDVVMEVSSHALAQNRVHGIDFKVGAFTNLTRDHLDYHGTMENYLNEKLKLIDMSEIAVINVDDESAPAFLERAGDKKLITYGIENEARLRAQNIVSRANGSYFTMCFDDKKYNTFIGIPGKFSVYNALCAVAIAIANGVRSDVAAKALKSAPGVCGRMEIVPTNKDFTVIIDYAHTPDGLEKAITTLRDIPKEGKLTVLFGCGGDRDKTKRPMMGKIACELADNIIITSDNPRTEEPNKIIMDILAGVQPEKATQTVIPDRREAIAFALGSAQKGDVILLAGKGHETYQILKDMTIHFDEREVIKEILMKES; encoded by the coding sequence ATGCTTTTATCCAAGCTTATAAACGGAATAAAATATTTCGGAGAATTTGAAGATACAGAGATAAGCTCAATAGTGACAAACAGTAAAAAAGTAACTGAGGGAGCGTTGTTTGTTGCCATTGAAGGAGTAAGTGTAGACGGCCACGATTTTATTCAAGAGGCTGTGCAAAACGGAGCAGTTGCAGCTGTAGTTACAAAAAAATGCGATGTAAGCTGTACACAGCTTATAGTTGAGGACACAAGAATAGCAATTGCAAAGCTATATGCAAACTTTTTAAATAATCCCGTAGAACAGCTCAGCGTTTCAGGAATAACGGGAACAAACGGAAAAACCACAACAGGATATCTGAGCCAATATATAATGTCTAAAAGCGGCATATCGGCAGGACTTATAGGCACTGTGGAAAATATAACGGGAGAGGGAAAAGAAGCTTCAAATTATACTACTCCCGAGCCTGTAGCTCTGCAACAGCTTTTTAAGAAAATGGTAGATACCGAAATAACTGACGTAGTTATGGAAGTTTCATCTCACGCTCTGGCGCAAAACAGAGTACACGGTATAGATTTTAAGGTAGGCGCTTTTACTAATCTTACAAGAGACCACCTTGACTATCACGGCACAATGGAAAACTATCTGAATGAAAAGCTAAAGCTTATTGATATGTCGGAAATTGCGGTAATAAATGTTGACGATGAAAGCGCACCCGCTTTTCTTGAACGTGCGGGAGATAAAAAGCTTATTACCTACGGAATAGAAAACGAGGCAAGACTGAGAGCGCAGAATATTGTAAGCCGTGCAAACGGTTCGTATTTTACTATGTGCTTTGACGATAAGAAATACAATACCTTTATAGGTATTCCCGGTAAATTTTCAGTATACAATGCTCTGTGTGCTGTCGCTATTGCAATAGCTAACGGAGTGCGTTCAGACGTTGCGGCAAAGGCGTTGAAAAGCGCACCGGGTGTTTGCGGAAGAATGGAAATTGTTCCTACAAACAAGGATTTTACGGTTATAATAGATTATGCCCATACTCCCGACGGACTTGAAAAAGCAATAACAACCTTAAGAGATATTCCCAAAGAGGGAAAATTAACTGTACTTTTCGGCTGCGGAGGGGACAGGGACAAAACAAAACGTCCGATGATGGGAAAAATAGCCTGCGAGCTTGCAGACAATATAATAATTACCTCCGACAATCCCAGAACAGAGGAGCCAAACAAAATAATAATGGATATTCTGGCAGGAGTTCAGCCTGAAAAAGCAACTCAAACGGTAATTCCTGACAGACGTGAGGCTATTGCCTTTGCGCTTGGAAGCGCACAAAAGGGCGACGTTATATTGCTTGCAGGAAAGGGACACGAAACCTATCAGATACTTAAAGATATGACAATACATTTTGACGAGCGTGAGGTCATTAAAGAAATTCTTATGAAGGAAAGCTGA
- the ftsW gene encoding putative lipid II flippase FtsW, with amino-acid sequence MLLLVIGLVMMYSASFAKGYFEYDDSAYYIKKQLVFAVIGLVAMFFASRVHYNMWRVAAFPLFIVSNVLLVAVRLIGQTSKGAGRWLEIAGVRFQPSEVAKLAVVIMLAFYISKNYNKMNKFKNGLLYPGAILGITCLLVVIQPHLSGTVIIGLTGLSLMIIGGTKVRWLAIIGGLGGSGALFMIFKMGYMQNRIAAWLDPASDPLGKGFQTLQSLYAIGSGGLFGLGLGRSRQKYLYLPEPHNDCIFSIICEELGFIGAFIIIVIFALLIYRGFVIAWSAPDKFSSLMTVGIMAQLSFQVLFNIAVATNTVPVTGISLPFFSYGGTSLMMLLGEMGIVLSVSRSARLNKT; translated from the coding sequence ATGCTACTGCTTGTTATAGGACTTGTAATGATGTACTCTGCAAGCTTTGCAAAGGGCTATTTTGAATATGATGACAGCGCTTATTATATAAAAAAACAGCTTGTTTTTGCCGTTATAGGTTTAGTTGCAATGTTTTTTGCATCGAGAGTTCATTATAATATGTGGCGTGTTGCGGCATTCCCTCTGTTTATAGTTTCCAATGTTTTATTGGTAGCCGTAAGGCTTATAGGACAGACCTCAAAGGGTGCAGGACGTTGGCTTGAAATTGCGGGAGTACGTTTTCAGCCCTCAGAGGTTGCAAAGCTTGCCGTAGTCATTATGCTTGCTTTTTATATTTCAAAAAACTATAACAAAATGAACAAATTTAAAAACGGTCTTCTTTATCCCGGAGCGATTTTGGGAATAACCTGTCTTTTGGTTGTTATTCAGCCTCACCTTTCGGGAACCGTTATTATAGGTCTTACAGGACTTTCTCTTATGATTATCGGAGGCACAAAGGTAAGGTGGCTTGCAATAATCGGTGGTTTGGGCGGCAGCGGCGCTCTGTTTATGATTTTTAAAATGGGATATATGCAGAACAGAATAGCTGCTTGGTTAGACCCTGCCTCCGACCCCTTGGGAAAAGGCTTCCAGACATTACAGTCCCTTTATGCCATAGGCTCAGGCGGTCTTTTCGGCTTGGGACTTGGACGTTCAAGACAAAAGTATTTATATTTGCCCGAGCCTCACAACGACTGTATTTTCTCTATAATATGCGAGGAATTAGGCTTTATAGGAGCTTTTATTATAATAGTTATTTTTGCGCTTCTTATTTACAGAGGCTTTGTAATTGCATGGTCTGCACCTGATAAATTTTCATCTCTTATGACTGTGGGAATAATGGCACAGCTTTCCTTCCAGGTGCTTTTCAATATAGCGGTTGCTACAAATACTGTTCCCGTAACGGGAATTTCGCTTCCTTTTTTCAGCTATGGCGGAACGTCGCTTATGATGCTGCTTGGCGAAATGGGAATTGTGCTTTCGGTATCACGAAGCGCAAGGCTGAATAAGACGTGA
- a CDS encoding PASTA domain-containing protein: protein MAKGATKPMYKRIIALALVIIIGGFSVLLVNLFKLQILNYEYYQKKAIDQQTRDISIAAQRGTIYDRNGKILAASATAYLVYVAPASIKNDTQKQAIISGLPEILGTTPEEVSEYREKIIKICEKKTFYEVVERRVEQEVSDKVLDFIKENKLTLCVNIAEDPKRYYPFGNFASHVIGFTGSDNQGLAGVEQYFDSYLSGVPGRIITATNAKGSELDYDNQMYIEPQNGDSIVLTIDEVIQHFLEKTLEQAVEDYNVEERGAGIIMNVKTGEILAMSVKPDFDLNEPFTITDEKVLSALSELSEEEYKTARSKALNAMWRNKAISDQYMPGSVYKTITAAIALEEDVTTFNDSFYCTGGIKVEGWGRSIGCDKRTGHGHENFVQGFYNSCNPVFITVGLRVGVAKTYNYASAFGFFSKTGIQLPGEAARASYVQLNEMTNVDLAVYSFGQNFKITPLQMITAVAASVNGGYLLEPNIVKEIVDENGNVVESFSKKVVRQVISEETSTQVRTLLESVVTNGSGRNSAIAGYRIGGKTGTSEKTDKKNEAGIADKRLISFLSVAPADDPEIALLLLLDEPNIPTRVSGGLQVAPMSRQILSDVLPYLGIEPTLSVEELLKSEVNVPNVVNMSVDDARNTLKNSKLSITVVGDGDTVKNQLPYAGQKMVANGKVVVYTGDAVPPEKTTVPNIKGLSASKANQALINAGLSAKFNSTGGNGDFVVYSCTPAIGEMVKTGSTVTVEMRIVSDEITN from the coding sequence ATGGCTAAAGGTGCTACAAAACCTATGTATAAAAGAATAATTGCGTTGGCACTCGTTATAATTATCGGCGGTTTTTCCGTGCTTCTTGTCAATCTTTTTAAATTGCAGATTTTGAATTATGAATATTATCAGAAAAAGGCAATTGACCAACAGACAAGGGATATAAGCATAGCGGCGCAAAGAGGAACTATATACGACAGAAACGGAAAAATTCTTGCCGCTTCCGCAACTGCATATCTTGTATACGTAGCTCCTGCTTCTATAAAAAACGATACACAAAAGCAGGCTATAATATCGGGACTTCCTGAAATATTGGGAACTACTCCGGAAGAGGTTTCGGAATATCGTGAGAAAATTATAAAAATATGCGAAAAGAAAACCTTTTACGAGGTAGTTGAAAGAAGAGTTGAGCAGGAGGTTTCCGATAAGGTTCTTGACTTTATAAAAGAAAATAAGCTAACTCTTTGTGTAAATATCGCAGAGGACCCCAAAAGATATTATCCCTTTGGAAATTTTGCATCTCACGTAATAGGCTTTACAGGCTCAGATAATCAAGGTCTTGCAGGTGTTGAACAATATTTTGATTCTTATCTTTCAGGCGTTCCCGGAAGAATAATAACAGCGACAAATGCAAAGGGAAGCGAGCTTGACTACGACAATCAGATGTATATTGAGCCTCAGAACGGCGACAGCATAGTGTTGACTATTGATGAGGTTATTCAGCATTTTCTTGAAAAAACATTGGAACAGGCGGTAGAGGATTATAACGTTGAGGAACGTGGCGCCGGAATAATTATGAATGTAAAAACCGGTGAAATTTTAGCTATGTCGGTAAAACCCGATTTTGACCTCAATGAGCCTTTTACAATAACCGACGAAAAGGTTTTGTCAGCTCTTTCTGAGCTTAGCGAAGAAGAGTATAAAACAGCAAGAAGCAAAGCGCTTAATGCTATGTGGAGAAACAAAGCAATAAGTGACCAGTATATGCCCGGCTCTGTTTACAAAACCATAACCGCAGCAATAGCCTTAGAAGAAGACGTTACTACTTTTAACGATAGCTTCTACTGTACCGGAGGAATAAAGGTAGAGGGCTGGGGAAGGTCAATAGGCTGTGATAAGAGAACAGGACACGGACACGAAAACTTTGTTCAGGGCTTTTACAATTCCTGTAACCCCGTGTTTATTACAGTAGGCTTGCGTGTAGGCGTTGCTAAAACATATAATTACGCTTCTGCTTTTGGATTTTTCTCTAAAACGGGCATACAGCTTCCAGGTGAAGCTGCAAGAGCATCTTATGTTCAGCTCAATGAGATGACTAATGTCGATTTGGCGGTTTATTCCTTTGGACAGAACTTTAAAATAACTCCTCTGCAAATGATAACAGCAGTTGCCGCTTCGGTAAACGGAGGTTATTTGCTTGAGCCTAATATAGTAAAAGAAATTGTAGACGAAAACGGAAATGTAGTGGAAAGCTTCTCCAAAAAGGTAGTTCGTCAAGTTATTTCAGAGGAAACATCGACACAGGTAAGAACTCTTTTAGAGTCTGTTGTAACAAACGGCTCGGGAAGAAACTCTGCAATTGCAGGCTACCGTATAGGCGGAAAAACGGGAACGTCGGAGAAAACAGATAAAAAGAACGAAGCGGGTATAGCCGATAAAAGACTTATTTCCTTCTTATCTGTTGCGCCGGCAGACGACCCGGAAATAGCATTGCTTTTATTACTTGACGAGCCCAACATTCCTACAAGAGTTTCCGGCGGCTTGCAGGTAGCGCCTATGTCAAGACAAATTCTTTCAGACGTGCTTCCCTACTTGGGAATAGAGCCTACTCTTTCCGTTGAAGAGCTTTTGAAGAGTGAAGTCAATGTTCCGAATGTTGTTAATATGAGTGTTGACGATGCAAGAAACACCTTGAAAAATTCAAAGCTTTCAATAACGGTGGTAGGAGACGGAGACACAGTAAAAAATCAGCTTCCTTATGCTGGACAGAAAATGGTTGCAAACGGAAAAGTAGTTGTATATACAGGCGATGCAGTACCGCCCGAAAAAACTACTGTACCTAATATAAAAGGGCTTTCGGCATCAAAGGCAAATCAAGCTCTTATAAATGCGGGACTGAGTGCGAAATTCAATTCCACAGGAGGAAACGGCGACTTTGTCGTTTATTCCTGCACTCCTGCAATAGGAGAAATGGTTAAGACGGGAAGCACCGTTACTGTAGAAATGAGAATTGTTTCCGACGAAATTACAAACTGA
- the rsmH gene encoding 16S rRNA (cytosine(1402)-N(4))-methyltransferase RsmH: MDFVHIPVLANECIEALNIKENGIYVDCTMGGAGHSSLIAQRLKSGRLIAIDQDDDAIKAGKERLSKFSDRVTVVKSNFSRLRGILDELQIDKVDGVLMDLGVSSFQLDSEERGFSYNSEARLDMRMDRQQSFDAYELVNTYSYEDLKRILFTYGEEKNSAKIASKIVSVRQKAPIVTTADLSAIIKSAFPPSSRWENKHPAKRSFQAIRMEVNLETKVLEEVLSQLTDCVAKDGRIAVITFHSLEDRLVKTAFTSLATGCICPKEFPVCVCGNKPKVKLITKKPITATQQELENNRRAHSAKLRVAQIL, encoded by the coding sequence ATAGATTTTGTACATATTCCGGTGCTTGCGAATGAATGTATTGAAGCGCTGAACATAAAGGAAAACGGAATATATGTTGACTGTACTATGGGCGGAGCAGGGCACAGCAGTCTTATTGCACAAAGGCTGAAAAGCGGAAGGCTTATAGCCATTGACCAGGACGACGATGCCATAAAGGCAGGCAAAGAAAGACTGAGCAAGTTTTCCGACAGAGTAACAGTTGTAAAAAGCAATTTTTCACGTCTTCGGGGAATTCTTGATGAGCTTCAGATAGACAAGGTTGACGGAGTGCTTATGGATTTAGGCGTTTCCTCCTTTCAGCTTGACAGTGAAGAAAGAGGCTTTTCTTATAATTCAGAGGCAAGACTTGATATGCGAATGGACAGGCAGCAGTCCTTTGATGCATACGAGCTTGTAAATACATATTCATATGAGGATTTAAAGAGAATACTTTTCACCTATGGGGAAGAAAAGAATTCTGCTAAAATCGCTTCGAAGATTGTTAGTGTTAGACAAAAGGCGCCCATAGTGACGACGGCAGACCTTTCCGCCATAATTAAGAGCGCCTTTCCTCCATCTTCAAGATGGGAAAACAAGCACCCTGCAAAACGAAGCTTTCAGGCAATCCGAATGGAAGTAAATTTAGAAACAAAGGTATTGGAAGAGGTTTTATCACAGCTTACAGATTGCGTAGCAAAGGACGGAAGAATAGCGGTGATAACCTTTCATTCTTTAGAGGACAGACTTGTTAAAACAGCTTTTACCTCTTTGGCAACGGGTTGTATATGTCCAAAAGAGTTTCCTGTATGCGTTTGCGGCAACAAGCCCAAGGTAAAGCTTATAACAAAAAAACCTATAACGGCAACACAGCAAGAGCTTGAAAATAACAGAAGAGCGCACAGCGCAAAACTGAGGGTAGCGCAAATATTATAG